The proteins below come from a single Metarhizium brunneum chromosome 1, complete sequence genomic window:
- the AGP2_2 gene encoding General amino acid permease AGP2, protein MHLGDGQEKQAKVDSADGASSQHVEDADMGHLQRRLQNRQIQLIAAGGSIGTALFISIGGGLAKGGPASLLIAYTLYSIVLSLVNNCIAEMSTYMPVAGGFVRLAGYWVDDALGFLAGWNFFLYEALLIPFEITALTFVISFWNANVTHPGPTAGVCAAVIICYGLLNVLAVRFYGEAEFWLSGGKLILIFILFAFTFVTMCGGNPQHDAYGFRHFSNPGAFATYLSNGDLGRFEGFLACLWSASFCVVGPEYISMVSAEAQRPSIYIKAAFKTVYYRFCIFFVLGALAVGIVCAYNDPTLVEIWFGTGSAGSAAASPYVIAMESLGVKVLPHIVNFLILTSIFSAGNTYTYAATRALYSLALEGRAPRFLRYCNKSGVPIWCFCVVMCFPFLSFLQVSNGSAKVLTWLISIVTGGGLITYLIMSITFINYHRACQVQGVNRKAERPYYAYFQPYCAYIALAVQGLVVLTYGYYAFRPKWDVEVFFQSYSMQILAVLLFVGWKLLKKTRYIPPKEVDLVWQRPEIEAYENSFTEPPVGFWTEMVQMVGFRRRPKSGGDV, encoded by the exons ATGCATCTcggagacggccaagagaagcaggccaaggtCGACTCGGCCGACGGCGCCAGCTCGCAGCATGTGGAAGACGCGGATATGGGCCATCTCCAGCGGCGGCTTCAGAACCGCCAGATCCAGCTTATTGCCGCCGGTGGCTCCATTGGAACCGCCCTCTTCAtcagcatcggcggcggcctcgccaaGGGCGGCCCTGCCAGTCTCCTGATCGCGTACACCTTGTACTCGATCGTGCTGTCCCTCGTGAACAACTGCATTGCTGAAATGAGCACCTACATGCCCGTGGCCGGCGGCTTTGTCCGGCTGGCTGGGTACTGGGTCGATGATGCTCTTGGCTTCCTGGCCGGCTGGAACTTCTTCCTCTACGAGGCCTTGCTTATTCCGTTCGAGATTACGGCTCTGACCTTTGTCATTTCTTTCTGGAACGCCAATGTCACGCATCCTGGTCCAACAGCCGGCGTTTGCGCTGCTGTAATTATATGCTACGG CCTCCTCAACGTCCTTGCCGTCCGCTTCTACGGCGAGGCTGAATTCTGGCTCTCTGGTGGAAagctcatcctcatcttcatcttgttcGCATTCACCTTTGTCACCATGTGCGGCGGCAACCCCCAGCACGACGCATATGGATTTCGGCACTTCTCCAACCCAGGAGCCTTTGCCACATATCTCAGCAACGGCGACCTGGGTCGGTTCGAGGGCTTCCTCGCCTGTCTCTGGAGCGCCTCGTTTTGCGTCGTCGGCCCCGAGTACATCTCCATGGTGTCGGCAGAGGCCCAGCGCCCCAGCATCTACATCAAGGCCGCCTTCAAGACCGTCTACTACCGATTCTGCATCTTTTTTGTCCTCGGCGCCCTGGCTGTCGGGATCGTCTGCGCCTACAACGACCCGACGCTCGTCGAAATCTGGTTCGGGACCGGCTCGGCCGGCAGCGCGGCCGCTTCTCCCTACGTCATTGCCATGGAGTCGCTGGGCGTCAAGGTGCTGCCGCACATTGTCAACTTTTTGATCCTCACCTCCATCTTCTCCGCCGGCAACACGTACACGTATGCCGCCACGCGGGCGCTGTACTCGCTGGCCCTCGAGGGCCGCGCGCCCAGGTTCCTGCGCTACTGCAATAAGAGCGGCGTCCCCATCTGGTGCTTCTGCGTCGTCATGTGCTTCCCGTTTCTGTCCTTCCTCCAGGTCTCCAATGGCTCGGCCAAGGTCCTGACCTGGCTCATCAGCATCGTCACGGGCGGCGGCCTCATCACCTACctcatcatgtccatcacCTTCATCAACTACCACAGGGCGTGCCAAGTCCAGGGCGTCAACAGAAAAGCAGAGCGGCCCTACTACGCCTACTTCCAGCCCTACTGCGCCTACATCGCCCTGGCTGTGCAGGGTCTCGTCGTGCTCACGTACGGGTACTATGCCTTCCGGCCCAAGTGGGACGTCGAGGTTTTCTTCCAGAGCTACTCTATGCAGATCCTGGCCGTGCTGCTCTTTGTCGGATGGAAGCTGCTCAAGAAGACGCGCTACATCCCGCCCAAGGAGGTCGACCTGGTCTGGCAGCGACCTGAAATTGAGGCCTATGAGAACTCCTTCACCGAGCCGCCGGTTGGCTTCTGGACAGAAATGGTCCAGATGGTGGGCTTCCGAAGACGCCCCAAGTCTGGAGGGGATGTTTGA
- the LAP1_1 gene encoding Leucine aminopeptidase 1, with product MRTSLCSHLLLLLGSSFIAVASASRDTPRDSQVRLTGPIRHHQVDPVILDALKKHSDPVDALVSLHPEAADQLAQPRLLRVSGEPTARWMTEGDKLRLKRKGHKFVDITDHEDFYKQNVNALAGEAHLPNLSHQHIVKPLLPQVSTKRMRHVLEHMTSYYTRYFGSVTGEESAQWLHDHIAEIIKESPFHTHISLEVFTHSFPQPSIIARFEPKVRNFSLPLTILGAHQDSMNYLFPLLPAPGADDDCSGTVSILEAFRVLATSGFIPINGPVEFHWYAAEEGGLLGSQAIARYKKESGARIGAMMEFDMTAFVAKNATESIGFIETEADAPLTKWAADLASEYVSIPAKVYKLPSGAGSDYMSFTKLGYPSAFASEGNPSAGAFPGEFDPYVHTAKDTMDVDDDTGIFSLEHMARFSELAIAFVVEQAGWDNKWR from the exons ATGCGGACGTCTCTCTGCTCACatttgctgctgcttctgggcagcagcttcatcgccgtcgcctcCGCATCTCGAGACACACCCCGAGACTCGCAAGTCCGCCTCACGGGTCCAATTCGTCATCACCAAGTCGACCCCGTTATTCTCGATGCATTAAAGAAGCATTCCGATCCTGTCGATGCCCTCGTCTCGCTGCACCCCGAGGCAGCTGATCAGCTTGCCCAGCCTCGCTTGCTCCGCGTATCTGGTGAGCCGACGGCCAGATGGATGACCGAAGGCGACAAGTTGCGCCTCAAGCGCAAGGGCCACAAGTTTGTTGACATTACCGACCACGAGGACTTTTACAAACAGAATGTAAACGCCTTGGCTGGAGAGGCTC ATTTGCCCAATCTCTCACATCAGCACATTGTAAAGCCTCTCCTCCCCCAAGTCTCGACAAAGAGGATGCGCCATGTGCTGGAACACATGACTAGCTACTACACCAGATACTTTGGTAGTGTGACGGGCGAAGAGAGCGCCCAATGGCTTCATGATCACATCGCTGAG ATTATCAAGGAATCCCCATTCCACACCCACATCTCTCTCGAGGTTTTCACGCATTCTTTCCCTCAGCCATCCATCATTGCTCGTTTCGAGCCCAAAGTGCGAAACTTCTCGCTGCCGCTGACCATCCTTGGCGCACACCAAGACTCCATGAACTACCTGTTCCCTCTCCTGCCCGCGCCTGGTGCCGATGATGACTGCTCGGGGACTGTGAGCATACTAGAGGCTTTCCGCGTGCTGGCAACCAGCGGCTTCATCCCCATCAATGGACCCGTCGAGTTTCACTGGTACGCCGCTGAGGAGGGCGGTCTTTTGGGCAGTCAAGCTATCGCGCGATACAAGAAGGAGTCGGGCGCTCGCAtcggcgccatgatggaattT GACATGACAGCCTTTGTTGCCAAAAATGCTACCGAATCCATTGGCTTCATTGAGACGGAAGCGGATGCTCCTCTGACCAAGTGGGCAGCCGACTTGGCCAGCGAATATGTCTCGATTCCAGCCAAGGTGTATAAGCTCCCAAG CGGCGCGGGCTCCGACTACATGTCTTTTACGAAGCTCGGCTATCCGTCCGCTTTTGCCTCGGAGGGTAACCCGTCGGCTGGTGCATTTCCTGGCGAATTCGACCCTTATGTCCACACCGCCAAAGACACCatggatgttgatgacgacACGGGCATCTTCTCGCTCGAG CACATGGCGCGATTTTCAGAGCTGGCCATTGCGTTCGTTGTCGAGCAGGCAGGCTGGGACAACAAATGGAGGTGA
- the grg-1_0 gene encoding Glucose-repressible protein, whose product MESLKQGANYVSEQAKKATTGTSKEVNKDIAKDSDATLGERASAAKDAVSDKASEQKHGAKAEVHKQQV is encoded by the exons ATGGAATCACTCAAGCAAGGCGCCAACTACGTCTCTgagcaggccaagaaggccacTACCGGCACTTCGAAGGAGGTCAACAAGGACATTGCCAAGGACTCTGACGCAACTCTCGGCGAGCG AGCTTCCGCCGCAAAGGACGCCGTTTCCGACAAGGCCAGCGAGCAAAAGCACGgtgccaaggccgaggttCACAAGCAGCAGGTCTAG